From Stenotrophomonas nitritireducens, the proteins below share one genomic window:
- a CDS encoding A24 family peptidase yields the protein MTLIHLTALLLGIQVAISDLLARRVSNRVLLAVLAGVLVMQLLQVGSPPALASCLLGGLIGLAALLPFYAIGWMGAGDVKLFSVIGFLLGGSALLPIWVIASLAAGAHALVVLTWAPAARCAPLPLQRMVQSLQGSDRVMDWQMDLRAARRGRRGIPYAAYMGMAMIGTVVQGAAHV from the coding sequence ATGACCCTGATCCATCTGACAGCCCTGCTGCTGGGCATCCAGGTCGCCATCAGCGACCTGCTGGCCAGGCGTGTGTCCAACCGGGTGCTGCTGGCGGTGCTGGCAGGCGTGCTGGTGATGCAACTGCTGCAGGTGGGCAGCCCGCCCGCACTGGCCAGCTGCCTGCTGGGCGGCCTCATCGGGCTGGCCGCGCTGCTGCCGTTCTATGCCATCGGCTGGATGGGAGCCGGAGACGTGAAGCTGTTTTCGGTCATCGGCTTCCTGCTGGGCGGCAGTGCACTGCTGCCGATCTGGGTGATTGCCAGCCTGGCCGCCGGCGCGCATGCGCTGGTGGTTCTCACCTGGGCACCGGCGGCGCGTTGCGCACCCCTGCCCCTGCAGCGGATGGTGCAGTCGCTGCAGGGTTCAGACCGGGTGATGGACTGGCAGATGGATCTGCGTGCGGCGCGGCGCGGCCGCCGGGGCATTCCCTATGCGGCGTACATGGGCATGGCGATGATCGGCACCGTGGTGCAGGGAGCTGCCCATGTCTAG
- a CDS encoding Flp family type IVb pilin, which translates to MNAQMRRFFREEDGVTALEYGLLAAVVAGLIIFFARDGLRTVFQTVLDKLTALVGEGGGTPTG; encoded by the coding sequence ATGAACGCACAGATGCGCAGGTTTTTCCGGGAAGAAGACGGTGTCACCGCACTTGAATACGGGCTGCTGGCCGCAGTTGTGGCTGGTTTGATCATCTTTTTCGCACGCGACGGGCTGAGGACCGTGTTCCAGACCGTACTGGACAAACTCACTGCCCTGGTTGGCGAGGGCGGCGGCACCCCGACCGGCTGA
- a CDS encoding helix-turn-helix domain-containing protein, whose product MDAVVGGNGLKSFDLASLSGTLRVCHVELVLLDDQPPSASITSFVHDQALLCTFEIGARTRGRFMLPLDWCLLGWLQSVDPQSSWCHGVPLQSGNIVSVMPEGVTEFALGACSRVTFVLVPLKRFQERAAAQRLGGLGDESLAVPLLSPRPHVPLQDYYQGLHERIRQGQVGADEINAMLDAHVKEVVTSGPPERGGCNRSRCARYLIFRRAEDMMYANLRRHIYMHELCDAAGVSERALRYAFEELVGISPVRYLSMLRLCEACRSLSSADAGRKSVKSIALSCGLWDLSRFADNYRKVFGELPSETLMRGTYSSA is encoded by the coding sequence ATGGATGCGGTTGTCGGCGGAAATGGTTTGAAGTCTTTTGATCTGGCGTCACTGAGTGGCACATTGCGCGTGTGCCATGTTGAGCTCGTGCTGCTTGATGACCAGCCGCCCTCGGCTTCAATCACGTCCTTTGTCCACGATCAGGCCCTGCTGTGCACCTTCGAAATCGGCGCACGCACCCGCGGCCGCTTCATGCTGCCGCTGGACTGGTGCCTGCTGGGCTGGCTGCAGTCGGTTGACCCACAGAGCAGCTGGTGCCACGGCGTGCCATTGCAGTCCGGCAACATCGTGTCGGTGATGCCGGAAGGCGTTACCGAATTCGCGCTCGGCGCGTGCAGCCGCGTCACCTTCGTGCTGGTGCCATTGAAGCGTTTTCAGGAGCGTGCGGCGGCGCAGCGGCTGGGTGGATTGGGCGATGAGTCGCTGGCTGTGCCGCTGTTGAGCCCGCGACCGCATGTGCCGCTGCAGGATTACTACCAGGGTCTGCATGAGCGCATCCGCCAGGGGCAGGTGGGTGCCGACGAAATAAACGCAATGCTCGATGCGCATGTCAAAGAGGTTGTCACCAGCGGACCACCCGAGCGCGGTGGTTGCAACCGAAGCCGCTGCGCCCGGTATCTCATCTTCCGCCGCGCCGAAGACATGATGTACGCCAACCTGCGCCGGCATATCTATATGCATGAACTGTGCGATGCCGCCGGTGTCAGCGAGCGCGCGCTGCGCTATGCCTTCGAGGAGCTTGTTGGTATTTCGCCGGTGCGCTATCTGTCGATGTTGCGTCTGTGTGAAGCCTGCCGCAGCCTGTCCAGTGCCGATGCGGGCCGCAAATCGGTCAAGTCGATCGCGCTGAGTTGTGGCCTGTGGGATCTGTCGCGCTTTGCCGACAACTACCGCAAGGTATTTGGCGAGCTGCCCAGCGAAACGCTGATGCGTGGCACCTACAGCTCCGCCTGA